One Alkalicoccus halolimnae DNA segment encodes these proteins:
- the rpsP gene encoding 30S ribosomal protein S16 translates to MAVKIRLKRMGAKKSPFYRVVVADSRAPRDGRSIEELGTYNPLKDPVEFNVDEEKAVKWMLDGAKPSDTVRNLFSRKGLMEQLHNAKNAK, encoded by the coding sequence ATGGCAGTAAAAATTCGTCTGAAACGAATGGGAGCAAAAAAATCTCCGTTCTACCGTGTTGTCGTAGCGGATTCCCGCGCGCCGCGTGATGGACGTTCTATTGAAGAACTAGGAACTTACAACCCACTTAAAGATCCTGTTGAATTCAACGTGGATGAAGAGAAAGCTGTAAAGTGGATGCTGGATGGTGCTAAGCCGTCTGATACAGTTCGTAACCTGTTCTCCCGTAAAGGGCTTATGGAACAGCTTCACAACGCAAAAAATGCAAAGTAA
- a CDS encoding KH domain-containing protein, with translation MKELVETIAKALVDHPEDVRVTEEDHGHSLTLRLEVHAEDMGKVIGRHGKIAKAIRSVVYAAGTNQQKRVQLDIG, from the coding sequence ATGAAAGAACTGGTTGAAACTATCGCAAAAGCTTTGGTTGACCATCCTGAGGATGTCCGGGTGACAGAAGAGGATCATGGTCATTCACTCACCCTGCGTCTTGAAGTGCACGCAGAGGACATGGGTAAAGTTATCGGCAGACACGGAAAAATCGCCAAAGCGATTCGTTCTGTAGTCTACGCAGCCGGAACGAACCAGCAGAAGCGTGTGCAGCTGGATATCGGTTAG